One genomic segment of Bacteroides caccae includes these proteins:
- a CDS encoding peptidylprolyl isomerase, which yields MKKITLILLTISFCGLTACKTGTKKGGDMDKETLVKIETTAGDIKVKLYNETPKHRDNFIKLVKDGVYEGTLFHRVIKDFMIQAGDPDSKNAPKGKMLGAGDVGYTVPAEFVYPKYFHKKGALSAARQGDNVNPKKESSGCQFYIVTGKVYNDSTLLGMESQMNENKINVIFNKLAQKHMKEIYKMRKANDENGLYDLQEKLFAEAQELSAKEPEFHFTPEQIEAYTTVGGTPHLDGEYTVFGEVVEGMDVVDKIQKVKTDRSDRPEEDVKIIKATILD from the coding sequence ATGAAAAAGATTACATTGATATTATTAACTATATCGTTTTGCGGACTTACTGCCTGCAAAACCGGAACAAAAAAAGGAGGAGACATGGATAAAGAGACATTGGTAAAGATTGAAACAACAGCCGGAGACATCAAAGTGAAGTTGTATAATGAGACACCCAAGCATCGTGATAATTTTATCAAACTGGTGAAAGACGGAGTATATGAAGGAACATTATTTCATCGTGTCATCAAAGATTTTATGATTCAAGCTGGTGACCCGGATTCAAAGAATGCGCCGAAAGGGAAGATGTTGGGTGCCGGTGATGTCGGCTACACCGTACCGGCAGAATTTGTATATCCGAAGTATTTCCATAAGAAAGGAGCGTTGTCTGCAGCCCGTCAGGGAGACAATGTGAATCCGAAAAAAGAATCTTCCGGTTGTCAGTTCTATATCGTAACGGGTAAGGTTTACAATGATTCTACACTGTTGGGTATGGAAAGCCAGATGAATGAAAATAAGATCAATGTCATTTTCAATAAATTGGCGCAGAAACACATGAAAGAAATCTATAAGATGCGTAAGGCGAATGACGAAAACGGGCTTTATGACTTGCAGGAGAAATTGTTTGCGGAAGCACAGGAATTGTCGGCAAAAGAACCGGAATTCCATTTTACGCCGGAGCAGATAGAAGCATATACTACTGTGGGTGGTACTCCACATCTGGATGGCGAATATACAGTATTCGGCGAAGTAGTGGAGGGTATGGACGTCGTAGATAAAATCCAGAAGGTGAAGACGGACCGTAGCGACCGTCCCGAAGAAGATGTGAAGATAATAAAAGCGACTATACTTGACTAA
- a CDS encoding MATE family efflux transporter: MRNIYRTYREHYKALFFLGLPIVIGQIGVIVLGFADTLMIGHHSTVELGAASFVNNVFNLAIIFSTGFSYGLTPVVGGLYGTHQFAPAGQALRNSLLANLMVALLLTLCMTVLYLNIENLGQPEELIPLIKPYYLVLLASLVFVMLFNGFKQFTDGITDTKTAMWILLGGNVLNIIGNYLLIYGKLGLPELGLLGAGISTLFSRIMMVLVFIIIFLRSSRFIRYKVGFFRLGWSRAIFGRLNGLGWPVAFQMGMETASFSLSAIMIGWLGTIALASHQVMLAISQFTFMMYYGMGAAVAVRVSNFKGQNDILNVRRSAYAGFHLMMTLGVVLSFIVFLCRNYLGGWFTDSPEVAAMVTSLIFPFLVYQFGDGLQITFANALRGISDVKLMMLIAFIAYFIISLPVGYFCGFVMGWGVVGVWMAFPFGLTSAGLMLWWRFHYMTKLPTPQVNT; this comes from the coding sequence ATGAGAAATATATATAGAACATACAGAGAGCATTATAAAGCATTATTTTTTCTTGGTTTACCTATCGTTATCGGACAAATAGGAGTGATCGTGCTCGGGTTTGCCGATACCCTGATGATTGGACATCATAGTACGGTAGAATTGGGAGCAGCTTCTTTTGTAAATAACGTGTTCAATTTGGCTATCATTTTCAGTACCGGTTTTTCATACGGGCTAACTCCTGTTGTGGGAGGTCTATATGGAACACATCAGTTTGCACCTGCCGGACAGGCATTGCGTAATAGTTTGTTAGCGAATCTGATGGTCGCGTTATTATTGACGCTTTGTATGACTGTTCTTTATCTGAATATAGAGAATCTTGGCCAGCCGGAAGAACTGATTCCTTTGATTAAGCCTTATTATTTGGTGCTGCTGGCTTCATTGGTGTTTGTTATGCTTTTCAATGGATTCAAGCAGTTTACGGATGGAATCACGGATACCAAGACGGCCATGTGGATACTCTTGGGAGGAAATGTATTGAATATCATAGGAAATTATCTTTTGATTTACGGAAAGTTAGGTTTGCCCGAGTTGGGATTGTTGGGAGCCGGTATCAGCACATTGTTTTCGCGTATTATGATGGTGCTCGTGTTTATCATTATCTTCTTGCGTAGTTCTCGTTTTATCCGTTACAAAGTTGGCTTCTTCCGTTTGGGGTGGTCACGGGCTATATTCGGTCGGTTGAACGGACTTGGTTGGCCGGTTGCTTTTCAAATGGGAATGGAAACAGCTTCTTTTAGTCTGAGTGCCATAATGATAGGTTGGTTGGGGACCATTGCACTGGCTTCGCATCAGGTTATGTTGGCTATTTCACAGTTTACGTTTATGATGTATTATGGCATGGGAGCTGCCGTAGCTGTTCGTGTCAGCAACTTCAAAGGTCAGAACGATATTTTGAACGTTCGTCGTTCGGCCTATGCCGGTTTTCATCTGATGATGACATTGGGCGTAGTGCTTTCTTTTATTGTCTTTCTTTGCCGTAACTATTTAGGAGGTTGGTTTACCGACAGTCCTGAGGTGGCGGCTATGGTAACTTCTCTCATTTTTCCTTTCCTCGTTTATCAGTTCGGGGACGGGTTACAGATTACTTTTGCTAATGCCTTGCGTGGCATTTCGGATGTAAAACTGATGATGCTCATCGCCTTTATCGCTTACTTTATCATCTCACTTCCCGTAGGTTATTTCTGCGGCTTCGTAATGGGCTGGGGGGTGGTAGGTGTCTGGATGGCGTTCCCTTTCGGTCTGACAAGTGCAGGATTAATGCTTTGGTGGCGTTTTCATTACATGACGAAACTCCCCACTCCCCAAGTGAATACTTGA
- a CDS encoding ATP-binding response regulator — MASYRSTKLKVTIGYTLLLAILLFSLVFVHREMETLSAADDQENLRTDSLLTLLHEKDRNTIQMLRVLSEANDSLLSASEIEEIISEQDSVITQQRVQHRVITKRDSLLTTPKKKGFFKRLAEVFVPTKQDSAVLVNTSMEVATDTILEPTTSKDSLQQKIRMATEEKRLQRRKTIRRTSTKYQRMNSQLTARMDSLIKQYEEEMTLRARQDAEMQQEVRMRSARTIGGIAIGAVLLSVFFLILIVRDISRSNRYRRQLEEANKRAEDLLIAREKLMLAITHDFKAPLGSIMGYTELLSRLTEDERQRFYLDNMKSSSEHLLKLVSDLLDFHRLDLNKAEVNRVTFNPSQLFEEIHVSFEPLTAAKGLTLQCHVAQELNGRYISDPLRLRQIVNNLLSNAVKFTPKGEIALTAKYDSSKLTIAISDTGKGMATEDRERIFQEFTRLSGAQGEEGFGLGLSIVKKLVVLLEGTIDVQSKLGEGSCFTVILPLYPVGKSVSERALEEKTISAEDPVTLPPMKVIRVLLIDDDKIQLSLTAAMLKQHGIDAVCCEQLEELIEQLRTSVFDVLLTDIQMPAINGFDLVKLLRASNIPQAKTIPVIAVTARSEMDIDALQEHGFAGCLHKPFTVKELLLTVNEGQLAADEAHITEDMQTVSSLNFSALTAFSEDDADAAHSIIQTFIEETGKNADRMQQALAGKEVDGIAAMAHKLLPLFTLIGAMEAVPLLNWLETQRGQCFSEEIGEKTACVLLEIQKVLEEARKV; from the coding sequence ATGGCTTCCTATCGTTCCACAAAGTTGAAAGTAACAATCGGTTATACGTTATTACTTGCAATTCTTCTTTTTTCTCTGGTATTTGTACATCGCGAAATGGAGACATTGTCGGCTGCCGATGACCAGGAGAATCTGCGGACAGACAGCCTGTTGACCCTGCTGCACGAGAAAGACCGGAATACGATACAGATGCTCCGGGTATTGAGCGAAGCGAATGACAGCTTACTTTCCGCTTCGGAGATTGAAGAAATAATTTCCGAACAAGATTCTGTCATTACTCAGCAACGGGTACAACACCGAGTTATCACTAAACGGGATTCTTTACTGACTACGCCTAAGAAGAAAGGTTTCTTTAAGAGATTGGCAGAAGTGTTTGTCCCAACTAAACAAGACAGTGCCGTGCTTGTTAATACCTCCATGGAGGTTGCTACGGATACTATTCTGGAACCGACCACTTCTAAAGATTCCCTTCAGCAAAAGATTCGTATGGCTACAGAGGAAAAACGGTTGCAGCGGCGAAAAACAATCCGGCGGACTAGTACAAAATATCAGCGTATGAATTCGCAGTTGACAGCAAGAATGGATAGCCTGATAAAACAATACGAGGAGGAAATGACCTTGCGTGCCCGCCAGGATGCAGAAATGCAACAGGAGGTAAGAATGCGTTCAGCACGCACCATTGGTGGAATAGCTATCGGAGCAGTGCTGCTCTCTGTCTTTTTCCTGATTTTGATAGTGCGTGACATATCCCGCAGCAATCGTTACCGCCGGCAATTGGAAGAAGCTAATAAACGGGCGGAAGACCTGCTTATTGCCCGTGAAAAGCTGATGCTCGCCATTACTCACGACTTTAAAGCACCGTTAGGCTCTATTATGGGATATACCGAATTACTTTCCCGACTGACGGAGGACGAACGGCAGCGCTTCTATCTTGACAATATGAAAAGTTCTTCGGAACATCTTTTGAAATTGGTCAGCGACTTGCTCGACTTTCATCGGCTCGACCTTAATAAAGCGGAAGTGAACCGCGTCACCTTCAATCCTTCGCAGTTATTCGAAGAAATCCATGTTAGCTTCGAACCATTGACAGCCGCCAAAGGATTAACCTTGCAATGCCATGTCGCTCAGGAATTAAATGGGAGATACATCAGCGACCCTTTACGGCTCCGGCAGATAGTGAATAATCTTTTGTCTAACGCAGTGAAGTTTACTCCGAAAGGCGAGATTGCATTAACGGCTAAATATGATTCTTCCAAGCTGACGATAGCGATTTCGGATACCGGAAAAGGTATGGCTACGGAAGACCGCGAACGGATTTTTCAGGAATTTACCCGTTTATCCGGTGCACAAGGAGAAGAAGGCTTCGGCTTGGGATTGTCTATTGTGAAGAAGTTGGTTGTTTTGCTTGAAGGTACGATTGATGTGCAGAGTAAGCTGGGGGAGGGAAGTTGCTTCACAGTCATTCTCCCTCTTTATCCGGTGGGAAAATCTGTGTCCGAAAGGGCATTGGAAGAAAAAACAATTTCGGCAGAAGACCCTGTCACGCTTCCACCGATGAAAGTGATACGTGTACTGTTGATTGATGATGATAAAATTCAATTAAGCTTGACGGCAGCCATGTTAAAGCAACATGGAATTGACGCCGTTTGTTGTGAGCAACTGGAGGAGTTGATAGAACAGCTCCGTACCTCTGTTTTCGATGTATTGCTGACTGATATACAAATGCCTGCTATTAATGGCTTTGATTTGGTAAAACTCTTGCGCGCTTCCAATATTCCGCAGGCAAAGACAATTCCTGTGATTGCCGTAACTGCCCGCAGTGAAATGGATATAGATGCTTTACAAGAACACGGTTTTGCCGGTTGCCTGCACAAACCTTTTACGGTGAAAGAACTATTGCTCACAGTCAACGAAGGACAGCTTGCCGCTGACGAAGCACACATTACTGAGGATATGCAGACTGTAAGTTCCTTGAACTTTTCTGCATTAACAGCCTTTTCTGAAGACGATGCTGATGCCGCACATTCCATTATTCAGACCTTTATCGAAGAAACCGGAAAGAATGCCGATCGGATGCAACAAGCATTGGCAGGCAAGGAGGTGGACGGAATAGCGGCTATGGCTCACAAACTACTTCCGCTTTTCACTTTAATCGGGGCAATGGAAGCTGTGCCTTTATTGAACTGGCTGGAAACACAACGTGGGCAATGTTTTTCAGAGGAGATAGGTGAAAAAACGGCTTGTGTACTTCTGGAGATTCAGAAGGTTCTGGAAGAAGCTCGTAAGGTATAA
- a CDS encoding M16 family metallopeptidase yields MKINRHILDNGLRLVHSRDESTQMVALNILYNVGARDEHPEHTGFAHLFEHLMFGGSVNIPDYDMPLQLAGGENNAWTNNDITNYYLTVPRQNVETGFWLESDRMLSLDFSERSLEVQRGVVMEEFKQRCLNQPYGDVGHLLRPLAYQKHPYQWPTIGKDLSHVANATLEEVKAFFFRFYAPNNAILAVTGNISFEEAVELTEKWFGSVPRREVPVRNLPQEPEQTEERRLTVERNVPLDSLFMAYHMCDHRHPDYYVFDILSDVLSNGRSSRLNQHLVQEKQLFSSIDAYISGSVDAGLFHIAGKPSAGVSLELAEAAVRDELDRLQQELVDGQELEKVKNKFESTQIFGNINYLNVATNLAWFELLGKAEDLEKEVERYRSVTAMQLREVAQSAFRKENGVVLYYKSK; encoded by the coding sequence ATGAAAATCAATAGGCACATTCTTGACAACGGGTTGCGGCTGGTACATTCGCGGGACGAAAGTACACAGATGGTGGCTCTAAATATATTATATAATGTGGGAGCTCGTGACGAACATCCCGAACATACCGGCTTCGCACATCTGTTTGAACACTTGATGTTCGGTGGATCGGTAAATATCCCCGATTATGATATGCCGCTTCAGCTAGCGGGTGGAGAGAATAATGCCTGGACGAACAATGATATCACCAATTACTACCTCACTGTGCCCCGGCAGAATGTGGAAACCGGCTTCTGGTTGGAGTCCGACCGTATGTTGAGCCTTGATTTCAGCGAACGGAGTCTGGAAGTACAGCGAGGGGTAGTAATGGAAGAATTCAAGCAACGCTGTCTGAACCAGCCTTATGGAGATGTGGGGCATCTTTTGCGCCCGTTGGCTTATCAGAAACATCCTTATCAATGGCCGACTATCGGAAAAGACCTGTCGCATGTCGCTAATGCAACATTAGAAGAGGTGAAAGCATTCTTTTTCCGTTTTTATGCTCCTAACAATGCGATACTGGCGGTGACCGGGAATATCTCTTTTGAGGAAGCAGTGGAATTGACGGAGAAATGGTTCGGATCTGTTCCCCGTCGGGAAGTTCCTGTACGGAATCTGCCACAGGAGCCGGAACAGACGGAAGAACGCAGGCTGACGGTAGAGAGAAATGTACCTCTTGATTCTCTGTTCATGGCTTATCACATGTGCGATCATCGTCACCCGGATTATTATGTGTTCGATATACTGTCGGATGTATTGAGTAACGGGCGTTCCAGTCGATTGAACCAACATCTGGTACAGGAAAAACAGCTATTCTCGAGCATTGATGCTTACATCTCAGGTAGTGTGGATGCAGGCTTGTTTCACATTGCCGGAAAACCTTCGGCGGGAGTTAGCCTCGAACTGGCGGAAGCGGCAGTGCGCGACGAACTCGATCGCCTGCAACAAGAATTGGTTGACGGACAGGAATTGGAGAAGGTGAAAAATAAGTTTGAGTCTACCCAGATATTCGGTAATATAAATTATTTGAATGTGGCTACCAATCTTGCCTGGTTCGAATTGCTCGGTAAAGCGGAAGATTTGGAGAAAGAAGTAGAACGTTATCGCTCTGTCACTGCTATGCAGTTGCGGGAAGTCGCTCAATCGGCTTTTCGGAAAGAGAACGGAGTTGTACTCTATTATAAAAGTAAATGA
- a CDS encoding sigma-54-dependent transcriptional regulator: MKAILIVEDDITFGMMLKTWLGKKGFEVSSVSNIARARKHIESQTVDLVLSDLRLPDYEGIDLLKWMNDRGLDIPLIIMTGYADIQSAVLAMKLGARDYIAKPVNPEELLKKISEALQTERTPTAHSAAKMSSKKVSPASSKETTETRRAYLEGESDAAKQLYNYVGLVAPTNMSVLINGSSGTGKEYVAHRIHQLSKRSDKPFIAVDCGSIPKELAASEFFGHVKGSFTGALTDKTGAFVAANGGTIFLDEIGNLSYEVQIQLLRALQERKIRPVGSTQEISVDIRLVSATNENLEQGIEKGTFREDLYHRINEFTLRMPDLKERKEDILLFANFFLDQANKELDKHLIGFDAKASQALLSYHWPGNLRQMKNIVKRATLLAQGSFITLLELGTDLLDTTTTCTTSMSLRNEETEKEHILEALRQTGNNKSKAAQLLNIDRKTLYNKLKLYNIDL, from the coding sequence ATGAAAGCCATATTAATAGTCGAAGATGATATAACTTTTGGAATGATGCTCAAAACCTGGTTAGGCAAAAAAGGATTTGAAGTATCATCAGTGAGTAATATAGCACGTGCCCGAAAGCATATCGAAAGCCAGACTGTTGACTTGGTATTATCCGATTTACGATTACCCGATTACGAAGGCATTGATTTGCTGAAATGGATGAATGACCGGGGACTGGATATTCCCCTGATTATCATGACCGGTTATGCGGATATTCAATCAGCGGTATTGGCCATGAAACTTGGTGCACGGGATTATATCGCAAAACCTGTCAACCCGGAAGAATTATTAAAGAAAATATCAGAAGCTCTACAAACAGAGAGAACGCCAACAGCTCATTCCGCAGCCAAGATGTCTTCGAAAAAAGTCTCTCCCGCCTCATCCAAAGAGACAACAGAAACTCGTCGTGCCTATCTGGAAGGAGAAAGTGATGCTGCCAAGCAACTCTACAATTATGTAGGCCTGGTAGCTCCTACTAATATGTCCGTACTCATCAACGGTTCTAGCGGAACAGGTAAAGAATATGTGGCACACCGTATTCATCAACTTAGCAAACGTAGCGACAAACCGTTCATTGCCGTAGACTGCGGTTCGATACCTAAGGAATTGGCAGCCTCCGAATTCTTTGGTCATGTAAAAGGCTCGTTTACGGGAGCATTGACGGATAAAACGGGAGCTTTCGTTGCAGCCAACGGTGGCACTATCTTTCTGGATGAAATCGGAAATCTCAGCTACGAGGTGCAGATACAACTACTCCGCGCCCTGCAAGAGAGAAAAATACGTCCGGTCGGTTCTACACAAGAAATATCCGTGGATATCCGCCTGGTATCGGCCACCAACGAAAATCTGGAACAAGGAATCGAAAAGGGAACATTTCGCGAAGACCTTTATCATCGCATCAATGAATTTACCCTGCGAATGCCTGACTTGAAAGAACGGAAAGAAGATATCCTGCTATTCGCCAACTTCTTCCTTGATCAGGCAAACAAGGAATTGGACAAGCATCTGATTGGTTTCGACGCAAAAGCGTCACAAGCTTTATTGAGTTATCATTGGCCGGGAAACCTGCGTCAAATGAAGAATATCGTGAAAAGGGCAACCTTACTGGCGCAAGGCAGTTTTATTACATTGCTCGAATTAGGTACTGACTTACTGGATACTACTACAACTTGTACCACAAGCATGTCATTACGCAATGAGGAGACGGAAAAAGAACATATATTGGAAGCATTACGCCAAACCGGGAATAATAAAAGTAAGGCAGCACAACTGTTGAATATTGACCGGAAGACGTTATATAATAAACTGAAGCTATACAACATTGATTTATAG